CGCGCGGCGATCGCGTCGTGCCCGTGTGGCGCAACGAGCTCGGCGGGCTCACGTTTCGAGCCGAGCCGCTGGAGGGCGCGCCGCGGTACATCAAGTGGGGGCCCCTCCAGAACGAGACGTCGATGGCGGCCGAGGCCGAGCGGTTGGAGTGGGCCGTGCGCTACGCAGCCGTGCCGCGTGTCATTGAGCACGGTTCAGACGCGACGCACGAGTGGCTCGTCACTGCGGCGCTGACGGGGGAGAGCGCTGTCGCGCCACACTGGGTCGCCCGGCCCGCGGCAGCCGTCGTCGCCGTCGGCCGAGGGCTTCGCGCCCTGCACGAAACCCTTCCCGTCGGGGACTGCCCGTTTGAATGGGGAGTCGAGTCCCGCATCGCCAACGCGGCGGGTCGCGGCATCCACCTGCCTGAGTCGCTGAGAAAGGCGCCGGATGCCGACAAGCTCGTCGTCTGCCACGGCGACGCCTGCTGTCCCAATACGCTCATCGACGGCGCGGGCAAGTGGAGCGGCCACGTCGATCTCGGCGCCCTCGGTGTTGCAGACCGTTGGGCTGACATTGCCGTCGCGTCCATGAGCACAGAGTGGAACTACGGCCCCGGCTGGGAAGACGCGCTGATCGATGCATACGGGGTGAAACCGGACAGGGAGCGGATCGCCTACTACCGTGACCTCTGGAACGCGACCTGACCACATGGGTCGCATGAATGATCCGGCCCACGAAAGACTTCGCAAAAAAGTTGTCGCGGCAAGGAATATCCCAAAAGTACATACGGTTGCATGGATACATGACTGAAAACACACTCGTTCATCCCCAGTACATTGCCGGCACGTGGCTGCTCGACCCGCTGCACTCCAAGTTGGAGTTCTCGCTGAAGCACCTCATGATCAGCAAAGTTCACGGCACCTTCGACGTCGTCGAGGCCACGGTTATCACCGCCGAGAACCCGGCAGACAGCACAATTGAGGCAACGATCGACGTGTCGAGCGTCAACACGGGCCAGCCTGACCGCGACAACCACCTGCGCTCAGGCGACTTCTTTAAAATCGATGAATTTCCGACCATGACCTTCCGTTCGACGAAGGTCTCGAATGACGGCGACGACTTCACCGTCGACGGTGAGCTGACTCTGCGCGGCGTCACCAAGCCCGTCACGTTGGTCGGCGAGTTTGGTGGAGTTATTGATGCTCAGGGTCAGACAAAGGCCGGCCTCACAGCATCGACGACAATCAACCGCACCGACTTCGGCGTCAACTGGAACGCGGCAATCGAGGCCGGCGGCATGACGCTCGGTGACAAAGTGGCGATCACGCTCGACCTGCAGTTCGCCCTGCAGAAGTAACGTTTATCGCAGTTTTCGGGGTCGCGACGCAGAGTCGCGGCCCCGCCGTTCGTGAATCGCGCGGTGAGGGCCGCTGCAGTGTCTTCATATTTCTACGAGCTGTAGAACGTCGGCGGTAGGCTGGGGACGTGCCGAACCCCGTGCCTACCTCCCGAAGCACGCACGCCACGATGAACCGAGACGGCGTGCGCGCAGCCCGGCTTGCTTTCGTGTTGCCGGCGGGCGTTGCGCTGCTGATCGGCATGGCGGCGGGCCTCGCTCGCATGGGTGTATGGGGAGTGGATGCCGAGGCGCTCCGTGCCGCTCACGCCCCGGCGATGCTCTTCGGCTTCGTCGGCTCGCTTGTTGCGCTCGAACGCGCTGTCGCCATTCGTCGCGTTTGGGCATTCGCCGCGCCACTGCTGCTGAGTCTTGGCGCCCTTGCGCTCATCACGCCGCTCCCGACAGCGGTTGGCCGCACGGCGATCGCACTGGGGCTCGCGCTCATGCTCGTCATCTATCGAGTCATCTGGAAGCGGCAGACCGCTCTCGCGACGAGCGTGCAAGCGCTCGCCGCGGCATCCGGTCTCATCGCGGCGCTGCTCTGGGCAACTGGTGTCCCGTTTGAAAATGTCAGCATCGTTGCCGCCGTGTTTCTCGTGCTCACGATTGTGGGCGAGCGCATCGAACTGGGGCGCGTGGGCGGACTGACCGCACGCGGCGAGGCTGTCGGTCTCGGGCTCTCACTCGTCGTCGCGGCAGCATCCGTTGCTACGATCCTCTGGCCCGGCGCCGCGCATTCCGTGCTCGGCGCCGCGATTCTCTCACTCGTCGCGTGGCTGCTGATCGTCGACGTCGCCCGCGTCACGATCGCCTCGACGGGCGCCGCGCGGTACATGGCGGTGTGCCTGCTCCTCGGCTACGCCTGGCTCGCAGTGGCTGGCGGCGTACTGCTTGCCGCTGGCGCCCCGAGTGCCGCAGCCTATGACATCGTGACTCACGCCGTGCTGCTCGGGTTTGTCATGTCGATGATCATGGCGCACGCCTCCGTGATACTGCCCGCCGTGCTGCGCACCCCACTGCCGTATCGTCGCTGGTTTTACGCTCCCGTCGCTCTGCTGCAGCTGTCGCTCGTCGTGCGAGTGATCGGTGACGTGCGTGAGAGCAACATCACGATTCAGGCGGGCGGCATCGCAAACGTTGCAGCGATTCTGCTGTTTCTCGTGTGCGCGGCGGCCTCGGCTGCTGTGTCTGCACGCGTCGACCGTTCGAAAGGGGTAGCCCATGCGCAGCGTTGAGCGTCGCACCTGGTACATCATCACGAACTCGGTGCTCGGACTCTGGATGCTTGCAGCCATCGCCGCGGTCACGGCACACCGATTTCTGCCGCACAGCACGTGGCTCATGGTGCACGTGACGATGCTCGGTGCTGTGAGCACGGCGATCCTCATTTGGAGCCAGCACTTCGCCGACACGCTCACGCGCAGACAGGCTCCGGGCGGCCGGGTGAGCCTCGGCATCCGTCTCGGCCTGCATACGCTGGGTGCCGCGCTCGTCATCGCGGGAATTCTTTCAGACGTCATGTCGGTGATTCTTGCCGGTGCTGTGATCGTCGCCGCAGCAGCGCTCACCCATGCGACGACCATGATCCTGCAGCTGCGAGGTGCACTCGCGTCGCGGTTCGGACCGCTCGTGCAGTTCTACGCGGTGTCTGCGCTGTGGCTTGTCGTGGGCGTCGGGATCGGCTTCTGGATGTCACAGCTTTCTGCAGACGACCCCCTGCGCGGCCGACTTTTTGTCGCGCACGTCGCGGTGAATCTGCTCGGCTGGGTGGGGACGACGGTGCTGGGCACGGTGATCTTGTTCTGGCCCACCGTGCTGCACGCGCGCATGCGGCCAACGGACGGCAGCAGATCACCGCTGGTTCTCACGGTATCGATGTTTGGCATCGTTGTTGTGCTGGCTGGCGCTGCGGCAGATGCTCCGCCCCTCGTCGCGGCGGGTGCTGTGCTGTGGCTCGCCGCCCTCGGCCTCGTGCTCGTTGAGGGAGTACGACAGATCACGGATGCCGCTCGGCTGAGCTACGCCGGCCTGTCGATCGGGGCGGCACTGTGCTGGCTCGCCGTGTCTGTGGGGTTTCTCGCCGTCGGGGTGGGAACGTCCGACGGCTGGGCGACGGCTGTCGACAGACTCGCCTGGATCGTGCAGCCGTTCATCGCCGGGTTCGCCGTGCAGATCGTGCTTGGTGCACTCAGCTACCTTCTGCCGGTGATCATGGGCCGCCCGAATGCTCGCAAGAAGTGCGAAGCCGAGCTCGATCGCGCAGCGGTCTTTCGCGCGGCGACGATCAACATCGGCATCGTCGCCTATCTGCTGCCGGTGCCGAGCGTCGTGAAGGTGCTGCTGAGCATTGTCGTGCTCTGCGTGTTCATCGCGTTTCTCGTGCTTGCGGTGCGCGGTGTGGTCGTGGGGCTGCGCGAGCGCAAAGCAGAACCCGCGCCGGCGGCCGACGCGCAGGGCGTGCAGCTGGGCGTCGGAGCGCCGCCGCAGAAGGCGAAGCCGCGGCGTGCACTGAGCGGCCAGCTCGTCACGGCGGCATCCGTCATTCTTCTTGCCGTTGCGGGCGGAATTGCCATTGATCCGTCAGCGGCGGGCATCAACACGCTCGGCGGCACAGAGGTCGCCGAAACGGGACACACGACGACAATCGACGTGAGCGTCGACGGCATGCGCTTCGTGCCCGACGTGCTCGAGGTTCCCGCGGGAGATCGCCTCGTTGTCGAGCTCAGCAACACGGGCACCGACGTGCACGACATCACCTTCGCCAACGGCGTCAGCTCCGAGCGGCTTGCGCCCGGCGACAGCGAGACTGTCGATGTCGGTGTGATCTCCGAGGACATGCAGGGCTGGTGCTCGGTGACAGGCCACCGCGCCATGGGCATGGAGCTGAGCGTCGTCGCTGTGGGTGCTGCGGCAGAGGGCGCCCATGACCATGGTGACGCCCAGGACTCGGATGCCGGTGGCGCAGCCGCCGATCTCGACTTCACCCTGTCGACCGACGCGGGCTTCGTCCCCTACGACGCTGCGCTCGACCCCGCGCCCGCAGCCGACGTGCACGAGATCACGATGCCCGTCACCGAGACGGAGGTCGAGGTGGCTCCCGGCGTCACTCAGACGCTCTGGATGTTCGACGGCACAGCACCCGGCCCCGTGCTGCGTGGCTCGGTCGGTGACGTCTTCGACGTGACGCTCGTAAACAACGGCACCATGGGGCACTCCATCGATTTTCACGCGGGAACGCTCGCCCCCGACGATCCGATGCGCACCATCATGCCGGGCGAGAGTCTTGAGTATACGTTCACAGCAACGCGTGCCGGCATCTGGATGTACCACTGCTCGACCATGCCGATGTCGAGTCACATTGCGAACGGCATGTTCGGGGCGGTCATCATCGACCCACCCGACTTGGCACCCGTCGACCACGAGTTCGTGATGGTGCAGTCGGAGTTCTACCTGGGCGAGGAGGGCGGCCCTGTCGACCCGGATGCTGTCGCAACACAGCTCCCCGACATCGTCGCGTTCAACGGCTACGCCAACCAGTATCGCGACGTGCCCCTCGAGGTGAAGGCGGGCGACACCGTGCGGTTCTGGGTTTTGGACGCCGGGCCGAACGTCTCCACCTCGTTCCACGTTGTCGGTGGGCAGTTTCACACGGTGTGGAAAGAGGGCGACTATTCGCTGAAGGACGGCGGTTCTACGGGCGTCGGTGGCTCACAGGCGCTCGCTTTGGCGCCCGCGCAGGGAGGCTTCGTCGAGCTCACCTTCCCTGAGGCGGGCAACTACTCGTTTGTGTCGCACATCATGTCGGATGCTGAGAAGGGCGCGACTGGAATCGTCCACGTCACCGAGTGATTCCGTGTGTGCAGACGGTTTTCCAGGGCATGCGTGTGCAGTCGGCTCCCAGATCACGCGTGCACAGATTCGGAGATCTGGGCGACACGCCGCTTTGGAATGCGCTTCCCGCGGCGTGTCGCGAAAAATTTCCGAATCTGTGCGCAGGGCCAGCTATTCGCCCGAGTCGCTCACCGGCAGCAGCGTCGGCCGCTTCGCCACGCGGCCGTCACCTGACGACCGTCCGGTCAGGCGGCGACCAATCCACGGCAGAACGTACTCGCGGTAATACGCGAACGTGCGGCGCTCGCCCTCCGCGGCATCCGCAACGGCCTCGAC
The Paramicrobacterium chengjingii DNA segment above includes these coding regions:
- a CDS encoding aminoglycoside 3'-phosphotransferase encodes the protein MSIPSAPVAVPPIVVSRARGDRVVPVWRNELGGLTFRAEPLEGAPRYIKWGPLQNETSMAAEAERLEWAVRYAAVPRVIEHGSDATHEWLVTAALTGESAVAPHWVARPAAAVVAVGRGLRALHETLPVGDCPFEWGVESRIANAAGRGIHLPESLRKAPDADKLVVCHGDACCPNTLIDGAGKWSGHVDLGALGVADRWADIAVASMSTEWNYGPGWEDALIDAYGVKPDRERIAYYRDLWNAT
- a CDS encoding YceI family protein, which codes for MTENTLVHPQYIAGTWLLDPLHSKLEFSLKHLMISKVHGTFDVVEATVITAENPADSTIEATIDVSSVNTGQPDRDNHLRSGDFFKIDEFPTMTFRSTKVSNDGDDFTVDGELTLRGVTKPVTLVGEFGGVIDAQGQTKAGLTASTTINRTDFGVNWNAAIEAGGMTLGDKVAITLDLQFALQK
- a CDS encoding multicopper oxidase domain-containing protein — encoded protein: MRSVERRTWYIITNSVLGLWMLAAIAAVTAHRFLPHSTWLMVHVTMLGAVSTAILIWSQHFADTLTRRQAPGGRVSLGIRLGLHTLGAALVIAGILSDVMSVILAGAVIVAAAALTHATTMILQLRGALASRFGPLVQFYAVSALWLVVGVGIGFWMSQLSADDPLRGRLFVAHVAVNLLGWVGTTVLGTVILFWPTVLHARMRPTDGSRSPLVLTVSMFGIVVVLAGAAADAPPLVAAGAVLWLAALGLVLVEGVRQITDAARLSYAGLSIGAALCWLAVSVGFLAVGVGTSDGWATAVDRLAWIVQPFIAGFAVQIVLGALSYLLPVIMGRPNARKKCEAELDRAAVFRAATINIGIVAYLLPVPSVVKVLLSIVVLCVFIAFLVLAVRGVVVGLRERKAEPAPAADAQGVQLGVGAPPQKAKPRRALSGQLVTAASVILLAVAGGIAIDPSAAGINTLGGTEVAETGHTTTIDVSVDGMRFVPDVLEVPAGDRLVVELSNTGTDVHDITFANGVSSERLAPGDSETVDVGVISEDMQGWCSVTGHRAMGMELSVVAVGAAAEGAHDHGDAQDSDAGGAAADLDFTLSTDAGFVPYDAALDPAPAADVHEITMPVTETEVEVAPGVTQTLWMFDGTAPGPVLRGSVGDVFDVTLVNNGTMGHSIDFHAGTLAPDDPMRTIMPGESLEYTFTATRAGIWMYHCSTMPMSSHIANGMFGAVIIDPPDLAPVDHEFVMVQSEFYLGEEGGPVDPDAVATQLPDIVAFNGYANQYRDVPLEVKAGDTVRFWVLDAGPNVSTSFHVVGGQFHTVWKEGDYSLKDGGSTGVGGSQALALAPAQGGFVELTFPEAGNYSFVSHIMSDAEKGATGIVHVTE